The Brassica napus cultivar Da-Ae chromosome C1, Da-Ae, whole genome shotgun sequence DNA segment AGATTTTCCATTTGTAACGACCAAATTCTATATATAGAACGTACAACGTTAGTATCCTTTGGCCTAGCACAAGAACCCCCACtttgtcttcttttttcatTATACTATACATTAACAGAATTGTTACATAAGAATTACAAGCTACTAATATGTGAGAGAAATGGCAATGGATAATTTGAGAAGAGAAATTAATTTCGAAAAATTCAAGAAACATTATCCAAATGAATTTATTTAGATGCTGACAGAACTATTGTTTGTGCTTTACACAAATCcgttaatattaaaaaataaaaatatttatatctttGGCGAAAATGTGAAGAGCAAACGCCATGAAAAGGAAAGGTGATGAGATATAGTAAAACAGTGGCTAGTGCGAAGGAGCTCCGATATAACTGAATATaaaggtgatgatgatgatgatgatgatacgaAGGGTCTCAACAACCTCATCTCCCTCGGCCACAGCATTCGGATCATTTATGAAATGGTCCTTCAAATCTTCTCATTTTCACGGCGAGTCCCTCGATTCCTCCGTATCTCCCCTTCTCATCCCGGGCGTCCACGTCTTCCATTGTCCGGTACGCGTATTCATTTGATTTGTCCCACGACCAATTAACACCACAGCTAGTGACTCCTTCTTTGTTCTTTAGGATGTGGTCGGGATTGTAGCGAAACTATCAGATTGTATTGCTGCAAAAGGAGGCAACATTCTTGGTTACGATGTGTTTGTTCCTGAGAACAAGAACGTCTTCTACTCTCGAAGGTACAAAAACCTATCCTTTGATATAGTTTCATGACCCAGATGTATTCAAAGTGAACATTTTTCAAAACTATACAAGTAAGTTTGGAGTGTTCTTAGAGATTGAAAGGTTTCTATTTTTGGGATTGAAAAGGTAATTTCTTTGGGCAGCGAGTTTATTTTTGATCCAGTTAAATGGCCAAGGAGTCAGATGGGTGAAGATTTCGAAACTATTGCCAGAAAATTCAATGCTATGAGCTCGGTTGTACGAGTGCCCTCTTTAGACCCCAAGTACAAGATTGCTCTTTTACTCTCAAAACAGGtaaataatatttgatatcaCAAACatccttttctttcttgttgtCCTTTCCTGAAGTTGTGTGATTGATTGCTCTGTCTTTGTAGGATCATTGTCTGGTTGAAATGTTACATAAATGGCAGGACGGGAAACTTCCCGTCGATATAACATGTGTCATTAGGTTTTACTTGTAACTCTTTTCTCATTGAATCTTGAATGTGTAAATATTAGATGCGCAATTAGTGATTCAGCAAtacttttgtgtgtgtgtttcagtAATCATGAAAGAGCTCCAAACACACACATTATGCGCTTTCTCCAGAGGCATGGCATCTCTTATCATTATTTGCCAACAACCGATCAGAACAAGATAGAGGAGGAGATTTTGGAGTTGGTCAAGGATACTGATTTTATAGTTCTCGCTAGATACATGCAGGTAACCTCAGTTTGATGAATGTATCTCCTTCAGTTTGTTTGCGTCTCTCTGCGGGAACAGCTTTGTACTGATTGGAACATTTTCCTTTTGACAGGTACTGTCTGGTAACTTCTTGAAAGGTTATGGAAAAGATGTTATCAACATACATCATGGCCTCTTACCATCATTCAAGGGGAGAAGCCCCGCAAAACAGGTTTCTCTGATTTCCCTGATTGCTCTTACCTTTGCATGAGTTGTGTTATTCATATTTTAGATTCTGTTGGTAGGCATTTGATGCAGGTGTGAAGCTAATCGGTGCAACGACTCACTTTGTTACAGA contains these protein-coding regions:
- the LOC106376188 gene encoding formyltetrahydrofolate deformylase 2, mitochondrial; its protein translation is MMMMMMIRRVSTTSSPSATAFGSFMKWSFKSSHFHGESLDSSVSPLLIPGVHVFHCPDVVGIVAKLSDCIAAKGGNILGYDVFVPENKNVFYSRSEFIFDPVKWPRSQMGEDFETIARKFNAMSSVVRVPSLDPKYKIALLLSKQDHCLVEMLHKWQDGKLPVDITCVISNHERAPNTHIMRFLQRHGISYHYLPTTDQNKIEEEILELVKDTDFIVLARYMQVLSGNFLKGYGKDVINIHHGLLPSFKGRSPAKQAFDAGVKLIGATTHFVTEELDSGPIIEQMVERVSHRDNLRSFVQKSEDLEKKCLMKAIKSYCELRILPYGTYKTVVF